A portion of the Leucoraja erinacea ecotype New England chromosome 9, Leri_hhj_1, whole genome shotgun sequence genome contains these proteins:
- the LOC129700370 gene encoding peroxisomal succinyl-coenzyme A thioesterase-like isoform X2, which yields MHTPNSSTTSTKALPSGPHILRLSSSPVQRLYRSSCPRLSSRFLQLDLRSAPKISSVLPVGCQISRISEDHNQCIDISATTPFNSFGMQATKSRELIGIRVTGSGPFPGVICLHTINGGVGENKASLLANHGFITLALAYLNYEDLPKSATNLDLEYFSEAVNFLKQHPKVKRPGIGAVGISKGGDVVLSMATFLPDVRAAVIINGCNASAIIGMHFKNKVISAGVGYSLSRMRVEDSGVANIVDIMNEVNKESLIPVEKAEGTILFVVGDEDKNWKSTNYANEAIKRMKKHGNEKFDLLTYQGAGHYLEPPYFPFCYASYHSVARMYTMWGGNAKDHAFAQEDMWPKVQSFLKKTLNN from the exons GTCCTCGCCTCTCCTCTCGCTTCCTTCAGCTGGACCTGCGGTCAGCTCCAAAGATCAGCTCGGTGTTGCCAGTTGGTTGCCA AATCTCAAGAATTTCAGAAGACCACAACCAATGCATTGACATTTCTGCCACCACTCCTTTTAATTCTTTTGGGATGCAAGCCACCAAGTCCAGGGAACTTATTGGCATAAGGGTCACAG GAAGTGGTCCCTTTCCAGGCGTGATTTGTTTGCACACCATAAATGGCGGAGTTGGTGAGAACAAAGCCAGTCTCTTGGCAAACCACGGCTTTATTACATTGGCGTTAGCCTACCTTAATTATGAAGATCTGCCAAAAAGTGCGACAAACTTGGATTTAGAATATTTTTCAGAAGCTGTGAATTTTCTGAAGCAGCATCCAAAG GTGAAACGTCCTGGCATTGGAGCAGTGGGAATATCAAAAGGTGGAGATGTGGTTCTCTCGATGGCTACCTTTCTACCAGATGTGAGAGCCGCTGTCATTATCAATGGATGTAATGCAAGTGCCATAATTGGAATGCATTTCAAAAACAAAGTGATTTCTGCAGGGGTGGGTTATTCCTTAAGCCGAATGCGGGTCGAGGATTCAGGCGTTGCTAATATCGTAGACATCATGAATGAAGTTAACAAGGAAAGTTTGATCCCAGTTGAAAAAGCCGAGGGTACCATCCTGTTTGTGGTTGGAGATGAGGATAAGAACTGGAAAAGCACAAACTATGCTAATGAAGCCATAAAAAGGATGAAAAAACATGGCAATGAAAAGTTTGATCTTCTGACTTACCAAGGAGCTGGGCACTATTTGGAACCCCCATATTTTCCCTTCTGCTATGCCTCCTACCACTCTGTGGCACGCATGTATACAATGTGGGGCGGCAATGCCAAAGATCACGCATTTGCTCAGGAAGACATGTGGCCAAAAGTTCAATCATTTCTCAAAAAAACCCTGAACAATTAG